The genomic interval GtttcgggttggcgggtttcaggttcacgggtttcgggttcgaaaaattgaaaccgaacccggacccgaataGGGCACGGGTTGGTGGGTTGGCGGgtcacgggttggcgggtttcggtTGGTTAGGTttagcgggttggcgggttgacccggtcaactcagtcaactcggtcaactctttaaaaaaattaatttttttttgaaataatttttttttatttttttatttattaaattaagcatatataatataacaatttgttcatagtatttactattgaagaaaaaatacattaatcaatccaaccaacaaacaatttatttatcaaagattcaaatcaaacttcatattcatgttcatgaatcatgataaaagtgaaaactaaaatatttcaaaatacatccatATCCAATATCCATAGTCCATAAGAATCTAAagtccatattatatatataaaacagtaaaaaaaaaatatatatatatataacatatttatAAATCGGGTTCGCGGGCGGGTTCgcgggttcaacccgaaacccggtacccctaaaatctcaacccgccaacccacccgaagggtaccgggttgaacccaacccgcccgaaactttttttaaaaaaattttttgCGGGTTCACCAGTTCGGGTTCGGGCGGGTTGCTCGGGTTCGGTTCAAACCCGCTCAAAATGTTCAGCCCTAGTTGTCCAGGGTGGGTTATTCCTCAAAAACAACTTGTTTGAAAGAATAAGTTGGAATATTCGGATAGGGTAAATAACACCGTCCAACCAACATCAATCTCACAGTAAGCCCACATACACTAACCAGGATAAATGCAGCTGAAATCTTTAgagatattttctttatttattttattaattgatttcctATTTTAATAGAATTTCCACACGTTTGGACAACTATGAGTCAGGAGTCTTCTCCAGCAAATGTACATATAGCTCATCCGAAAAGTGGTGCTAAGTTATTAAGAATTGTATTTCAAATGTTctgaatataattttatattttataatatttctaTAATGGCATGtcttgtcattttttttttaaaaaagggaATCTCTAATTGTAAAAGTGATTATGCCATGATTTTATAATTCGGGTTATTagcaaaattttataaaatcacttttttttttttttaaaaaaaaagctaatttattattatatactaatttataaaagtaaaaatatgtggCGTCCCTAAAGATAAAACGTTATAATAATCATAAATAACAATGTGTTctagatttaataaaataataatatgtttaaaatttaactaaatttatatactaaacatataattatgaaagtaacaagtaacaaaaaaaaaaattaatattttattaattaataaataaaggttacattaaaataaattttatttatgtaataaaattttgttgaaattttatttatattgaaatgagtctTAACTTATATTGAACATCCAACCAcacttttatataatttttttttttttttgtatatgcatatatttttgtaaagtatattgtgtaaatctaaatgtaattttaattacacTTTACACATTTTCACATGATTtgatgttattaattttttttttcttttcaatttgatATCTGGTAAAATGTTTACGGTAAAAATTTACTGTGGGCTGGACCAAACTTGCGTAACGGGTTACAGAAGGCGAAGTTAAGATTGGATTATTCTCCAGAAGAGAAGAATATTCCTATTTCCAGGAATGGTAAAACTCCCAACTTTGTCAAACCTCAAAAAACTAATAGAACACTCTAGAACATTTCCCATATTTCAATTGAATTGAATTTTCCATATTCGACTGGTAAAACAATCACATACGGTCATCctcattttctctctcaatATCCCAAACCCAACTTTGACACGTCCGCTCCTTCACCCACCGTATTTCTCGCCTAAAATTCTCTCACGCTCACTTCAAAGCTCTGCAACTCACTGCTCACCAATAAAACAGCGCGTGATTTATAAACACACTGTAAGCGCGTGCTGAATTATGACTAATTAAATCTACCGGCTAATACAAGAAGTTTTCAAGCCAAATCTAGCGGCTCCGAGCCACTTTCGTCTTGCCCAAGGTTAAAAAAacgcaacttttttttttttttttaaatgaataaaaaaatggATGGCACGTGATCGTACCGCTGGGACCGAACCCAAAGGCGTCTTTGGGTCCTTTAAATATAAGCCCCAAATTGACACTTTCTTCTCACTATCATTTCTCTCAGTATTTCATCTTCCTCGAAATCTCAGTCACTCTCTTCTCAGTTTACAATGGGTAACGATTCTTACTGTTGAGCTTTTCTTCAATCGATCGTGCTGTTTTGATTGTTTCTGCTTGAATCTGTGGTTTTTAATCTGACATTTTtcgttttcgttttttttttttgttttgactaGCACCATCAGACAAGAAGATCAAGATCGGAATCAACGGTAATGGTTTGATCTGGATTTTTAATTCTATTATgtatgtttgtgttttggaaATGGAGTATTGAGAAGTGTAAATGCTGTGTAGGTTTCGGAAGAATCGGACGTTTGGTTGCTAGAGTTGCTCTCCAGAGGGACGATGTTGAGCTTGTCGCTGTTAACGATCCATTTATCACCACTGATTACATGGTGAGTAATACACctgtttatatatatctataaatatgtaCATCGGtgctttgttttttttatttgtttagattTATGGAAATGTGAAATGATTGatgtgttttttgttttttagacATACATGTTTAAGTACGATTCCGTTCATGGACCATGGAAGCATCATGAGCTTAAGGTCAAGGACTCTAAGACCCTTCTCTTCGGTGAGAAGCCCGTCACTGTTTTCGGTGTCAGGTACTGATCTAATTTCCTTATAGATCTGTTGTCGTGTTTGTGTGTGATTTTTCTATGGATGTTGGTGTTTTGAATTTTGAGTGGCTAATCTTTTTGGTTTTGTATATGAAGGAACCCAGAAGAAATCCCATGGGGCGAGACCGGTGCCGACTTTGTTGTTGAATCAACTGGAGTTTTCACTGACAAGGACAAAGCTGCTGCTCACTTGAAGGTTTGCTTCGATTTTCTTTTAATGATTTTAATCTGAATTTTCTACTTATTAGGTAGAATTAGACTATCACGACTATGGTGACATATGTTATTGTTGGAACCTGTATTATTTGGAATTAATTGATTATTTAGGCCTTTTTTTTCATTGGTAATATAGACTTGAATTTGAATTGGTTCGCTATTGCAGGGTGGTGCTAAGAAGGTTATCATCTCTGCCCCAAGTAAAGATGCACCCATGTTCGTTGTTGGTGTCAATGAGAACGAATACAAGCCAGAGTACGATATTGTTTCCAATGCTAGTTGCACTACCAATTGCCTTGCCCCATTGGCCAAGGTTCTTACCTTTACCTTTATATATTGAAGTTTGTGGTTATTATTTCTGTGCTGATTTTATTCattatttctccaaatgcaattCACTAATTGCTGTTTTTatgtttcaattttcttcagGTTATCAACGACAGGTTTGGAATTGTTGAGGGTTTGATGACCACCGTCCACTCCATCACTGGTAAGCTGTTACCCAAGTTTTATGTGGAATTTCTGatgtatgttttatgatattgaattatgtctaaatcaattgttttatttgttattcAGCTACCCAGAAAACTGTTGATGGACCATCAAGCAAGGACTGGAGAGGCGGAAGAGCCGCTTCCTTCAACATCATTCCCAGCAGCACTGGAGCTGCTAAGGTATAAATCTTAGTGCATATAATCAAATCAGGTGTTCATTTGGTTTATGTTATTATTAAGGTTCTCTAACTTGGGTATCCTGGTTTTTGGTTGTGCAGGCTGTTGGAAAGGTGCTCCCAGCTCTTAATGGTAAATTGACCGGTATGTCTTTCCGTGTTCCTACCGTCGATGTCTCAGTTGTTGACCTCACCGTCAGGCTTGCAAAGGCTGCAACCTACGACGACATCAAAAATGCCATCAAGTGAGGATTGTCTCTCTTGCTTTTGTTGTTTAGATCACTAAGAAACATAACTGTTTTTTTTAACTCTTTTACATGCTATATATATACAGGGAGGAGTCTGAGGGCAAATTGAAGGGTATCTTGGGATACACCGAAGATGATGTTGTCTCTACCGACTTCATTGGTGACAGCAGGTAATATTGTCTTCCAAGTTTTGAGCATAATTTAAATTACTGACACAATGTCATGTAGACTCTAATTCGATGACTGATTTATGTATCATCATTAACAGGTCAAGCATCTTCGATGCCAAGGCCGGAATTGCTTTGAACGAGAACTTTGTGAAGCTTGTGTCGTGGTACGACAACGAATGGGGTTACAGGTAATAATACTTCGATTTCAGTTTCAAAATGAATTGTGTTCAATTCTGTATTGTGAAAAGTAGTTTTCCTCATTTTTTCGTTGGTTGCTTTTTTGCAGTTCCCGTGTTGTTGACTTGATTGTCCACATTGCTTCCCAATgctaaacaaaacaaaacataacCTGTGAAGATTGAAAGGCTTATTGTTCTCCATTTTCGATCCTATTTAGTTTGAGTCTCTTTATAAGGTTCAGTTGTTTGTTGTGCTTATAAGTGTTTTGAGTTGAGTTTCGAATAAGCAAAATGAGGCCTAACCATTTGGCTTTTGGTGTTTTAATTGTTCCATTTTGATCAGCTTTCGAAGAACCTGTAATGGTGCTAGTtagaattttataattttgatgtAAACAGTTACATGGTTTTCTTTTTCATATGAAATTGTTAAAAAGCGGTGGCTTTTTTTTACAGAGAAACTTTAATATCAACTGCCTCATTTTCGTTTTGTTTTGTTAGATTAACTATAATATTGCTtcatacgaaaaaaaaaaaattaatattgtttAACTGTGGTAATTTTAGAAAACACTAACAGAAATTACATTTAACAGAAACTAAATGGATGGTGAGCATAACAAAATGATAATTgtattactatttttattatagTTAAATTCTTCTGAGAACTAAAAAATCATGAAAGCTTTACAGGTTTAATTGTAATACCAAGATCAAATCCCCCTGTCCAtttgtccaaaaaaaaaaaaaatacaaaaaaattgtgataccAACAGAGGAACCCACCTCCATccgttgtgttttttttttctctgaaaAGATTAACATTTCATTAATTCAAAGCATTCAGAGTACagccaaaaaagataaaacatTTGTTTAGATTTATGGAAATGAAATGATTGAtgtgttttttgtttttcagacttacaTGTTTAAGTACAATTCCTTTCATCGACCATGGAAGCATCACAAGCTTAAGGTTTAGGACTCTAAGACCCTTCTCTACGTTATCTGTGTTTGAGAAATTTGTTTGGTGTGTCTGGGGGAACTTGGGGTAGAAAGAGTGGTTTGAATGAATACATGGCTTACCTTAGTAAAATTTGGGTAGAAAGAGTGGTTCTTCATTTTGATCAAGTTCCACAGAGATAAATGCTGGTAAAAGAGGAAGTGCAAGCTAAAGAAAGATTGATTGAGGAGCAGTCTGGTTTGGGCACAATTATTCTAACAGTGAGCAAGGAAGATAAATGGGAAGTTCCTAAAAGGAAAATTGGGAGGAACCAGCAACGAAGATAAAAAAAtttaggaatgaaaatataggaataggaatgggaatgggaatgggaataggaatggaatggaataaaatttaaaatggataaaaaaaattgataaaaaaataattaaattttttttcttgttacattggaatggtcattccttcctttttaaaatggaatagccattccaccaaaatggtggaaagagcattccattggaatgtcattccaatactttaaaatgcaaccaaacaaaggaatggaatgaaaattatttcctttccattccattccatttcattacctccaaccaaacgccaccttagtgTTTTGCAGGAACAAAATTGCAACAAAATCACTCAATAAGTTGATGATTGAGAGTTGCAACATCTTAGTGTAATTGATCGAATAAGTAGGAGATTGTTTCTTAGTCTCTTGCAAAGAAATAAAGTGGGGATAGGTGCGGTTTTGGAAACTAAGTTGAGAGAGAATAAGGTAAGTGAAATAATGGAAGCTA from Cannabis sativa cultivar Pink pepper isolate KNU-18-1 chromosome 4, ASM2916894v1, whole genome shotgun sequence carries:
- the LOC115712766 gene encoding glyceraldehyde-3-phosphate dehydrogenase, cytosolic — translated: MAPSDKKIKIGINGFGRIGRLVARVALQRDDVELVAVNDPFITTDYMTYMFKYDSVHGPWKHHELKVKDSKTLLFGEKPVTVFGVRNPEEIPWGETGADFVVESTGVFTDKDKAAAHLKGGAKKVIISAPSKDAPMFVVGVNENEYKPEYDIVSNASCTTNCLAPLAKVINDRFGIVEGLMTTVHSITATQKTVDGPSSKDWRGGRAASFNIIPSSTGAAKAVGKVLPALNGKLTGMSFRVPTVDVSVVDLTVRLAKAATYDDIKNAIKEESEGKLKGILGYTEDDVVSTDFIGDSRSSIFDAKAGIALNENFVKLVSWYDNEWGYSSRVVDLIVHIASQC